The genome window GTCATTGAATTTCATTATCTTACGCACAAAGAAGTCGCCATAACGATGCGAAACCTTTGTGTCAGCAATATGGATCATGTCATCATCAATGTAGAAATCGAGCTGCAATGTCAAGTAAACAAATTAGTCTTTAATTCTTCAggttatttaaatttgcaactcACCTCAGAACCAGACTTGAAGGTGCCCTCGAGGCCACTGGGTCCCTTGCTCCAGACCAGATTGCGCATCTTGTGCTTGAAGCAGAGCAAACGAATAAGCAGCTTGGACACGTCATCCTCGCTGGCATTGGGATCGATGAAGGAAGCGAGTTTGGTCAGCGGCAATGTGGTGTACAACTTCAGATACGAGCGGGTGGTGGGCAGATCCTTTTGCTGGCGCACTTCATCCATGAACACCAGCAACTGATGTTCCATGGGATCCTTGACATAGTCCTCCATGGGCGCATCGGCCGCCGGGGGGCAAGGGCTCACAAATCGTGGGCAGGCGAACACAAAGAACGATTTGAAGACATCCAGATCACCGCACTGCATCTTGAACATGGCATCGTGATAGTTCTTCTCGCGCAACACCTGCTGAATGGACTCGTCAATGCACTGCGGATGCAGCACCAAGCAAATGGCCAGCAAATGATACATTTGCTCCGCCTGCTTGTTGATTTGATCGTTCTGGTACGAGCGGGTACTGTACAGCTGCTTGGTGCGCTGAATGTACAGCAGGATGTCGGAGAAAGTGCGAATGGCGTCGGCATAGCGACGCATCATCATGTAAGCGAAACCCACATAGTACGATGTGGAGATCTGGCAGGCGGGTATATGCGAGTAGGCAGATTTCTTGTGGATCTCAATGGGTTCCAGCACCTTAATGGCCTGATAGTAATCGCCCAGCAGCGAATGGACGCGCAGCAGACCGACTAGCGAGAAATAGCCAAGCATCTTGTAGAAGCCCAGTTTGCCAAAATCACCGGCAACTGTCTGGGGATCCACGCCTTGCGAGATGGCCTCCAACTGCTTCTTGATGTTGGAGATGTCCACGAGCGAGTGCAGCACATTGAGAATGCATAGAATGCTCCATACGTTGCTGTGATTCACGCACAGCTGCTGAATCTCATC of Drosophila nasuta strain 15112-1781.00 chromosome 3, ASM2355853v1, whole genome shotgun sequence contains these proteins:
- the LOC132788932 gene encoding eukaryotic translation initiation factor 3 subunit L, coding for MYGGEDFDNSDFYDDYAHTGDPQLDLEYERSYYANRMPENVKYFLMNFCQAIKEGNLYDIQNMYENTFPQISDHHFDKTAWPEEQEVGAIVDNDKVFLILYKELYYRHIHARIPGGPKLEQRINSFFNYCDFFNLIISAQNPVMLELPDIWLWELVDEFVYQFQNFAQYRARLTDKSQDEIQQLCVNHSNVWSILCILNVLHSLVDISNIKKQLEAISQGVDPQTVAGDFGKLGFYKMLGYFSLVGLLRVHSLLGDYYQAIKVLEPIEIHKKSAYSHIPACQISTSYYVGFAYMMMRRYADAIRTFSDILLYIQRTKQLYSTRSYQNDQINKQAEQMYHLLAICLVLHPQCIDESIQQVLREKNYHDAMFKMQCGDLDVFKSFFVFACPRFVSPCPPAADAPMEDYVKDPMEHQLLVFMDEVRQQKDLPTTRSYLKLYTTLPLTKLASFIDPNASEDDVSKLLIRLLCFKHKMRNLVWSKGPSGLEGTFKSGSELDFYIDDDMIHIADTKVSHRYGDFFVRKIMKFNDLNRKLKNINI